The genomic region TATGGCCACCGCCAGCGCGTCCGCGACGTCGTCGGGCCGGGGGGTTGCCGCCAGACCGAGGACCGTGCGCACCATGTACTGTACCTGCTTCTTATCGGCCCGGCCCGAGCCGGTAATACTCTGCTTGATCTGCAACGGGGTGTATTCAATGATCCGGGCGCCCGCCTGGGCGGCGGCCAGCAGGGCCACGCCGCGCGCCTGCCCGACCTGCAAGGCGGTGGTCACATTCCGGTGAAAGAACAACTGCTCTACCGCCACTTCCCGGGGGCGGTAGCGCTCGTGAAGAGCAGTGAACAGCCGGTAGAGCAATTCCAGGCGGCCGGCGTCGGGCAGGCCGGCCGGGGTGCGCAGACAATCGTAGGCGATCACCTCGTAACTGCTGCCGGTAGTTAATAGCAGCCCGTAGCCGGTAACAGCCACGCCGGGGTCGAGCCCCATAACGACAACCATGGCTCTCCTCCTGAGAGCCTATTCGACGACCACCATGCTAATCCTGCCGCAGTTCGTCCAGATTTTCCAGGGCCGCGTGCAAAGTAGCCTCATCCGGGAACTCCATTTCCTTGCGCAGACCGGCCTGGACTCCCTCGGGCTGCAGCCGGAACGCCATCGACTGCTCGAGCCGCTCACGGTAAAACTTGGACAGGTTCTCCACCGGGATGTCCGTCACCTGCGATACCGCGCCCCCCCCGCCCA from Bacillota bacterium harbors:
- the ruvC gene encoding crossover junction endodeoxyribonuclease RuvC; its protein translation is MVVVMGLDPGVAVTGYGLLLTTGSSYEVIAYDCLRTPAGLPDAGRLELLYRLFTALHERYRPREVAVEQLFFHRNVTTALQVGQARGVALLAAAQAGARIIEYTPLQIKQSITGSGRADKKQVQYMVRTVLGLAATPRPDDVADALAVAICHCHHRRMEALR